Proteins co-encoded in one Medicago truncatula cultivar Jemalong A17 chromosome 8, MtrunA17r5.0-ANR, whole genome shotgun sequence genomic window:
- the LOC11425517 gene encoding putative leucine-rich repeat receptor-like serine/threonine-protein kinase At2g19230 isoform X2: protein MIINILASLSSFSVDDNPDLCMTESCKKKNFTVQLVASFSALVVILLISFGFWIFRRQKAVVTPSNSKERGSMKSKHQNFNYSEILNITDNFKTIIGEGGFGKVYFGILQDQTEVIVKRLSPSSMQGYKEFHSEAQLLMIVHHRNLVPLLGYCDEGQTKALIYEYMANGNLQHILENSNILSWNERLNIAVDTAHGLDYLHNGCKPPIMHRDLKPSNILLDENLHAKIADFGLSRAFGNDDDSHISTRPAGTFGYADPVQVYYKKSN, encoded by the exons atgataatcaatatcttaGCATCTTTATCTTCTTTCAGTGTGGATGATAATCCTGATCTTTGTATGACGGAATcctgtaaaaagaaaaactttacTGTACAACTGGTTGCATCGTTTTCAGCATTAGTTGTAATCCTTTTGATTTCTTTTGGATTTTGGATATTCAGAAGACAAAAAG CTGTAGTTACGCCTTCAAATTCTAAGGAAAGGGGTTCAATGAAATCAAAACaccaaaatttcaattattctGAAATTCTCAATATTACTGATAACTTCAAAACTATTATTGGAGAAGGAGGATTTGGAAAAGTTTACTTTGGCATTCTACAAGATCAAACTGAAGTCATTGTTAAGAGGCTTTCACCATCATCAATGCAAGGTTATAAGGAATTTCATTCGGAG gCACAACTTCTAATGATTGTTCATCATAGAAATTTGGTCCCCCTCCTTGGATATTGTGATGAAGGTCAAACCAAAGCATTGATTTATGAATACATGGCCAATGGAAATCTCCAACACATTTTAG AAAATTCAAATATCTTAAGTTGGAATGAGAGGCTTAACATTGCAGTTGACACAGCACATG GATTGGATTATCTGCATAATGGATGTAAACCACCTATTATGCATAGAGATTTAAAGCCTTCAAACATACTACTAGATGAGAACTTGCATGCAAAGATTGCTGATTTTGGTCTAAGTAGAGCTTTTGGTAACGATGATGATTCTCATATATCTACACGCCCTGCTGGTACATTTGGTTACGCTGATCCAGTGCAAGTgtattataaaaaatcaaattag
- the LOC11425517 gene encoding putative leucine-rich repeat receptor-like serine/threonine-protein kinase At2g19230 isoform X1, which translates to MIINILASLSSFSVDDNPDLCMTESCKKKNFTVQLVASFSALVVILLISFGFWIFRRQKAVVTPSNSKERGSMKSKHQNFNYSEILNITDNFKTIIGEGGFGKVYFGILQDQTEVIVKRLSPSSMQGYKEFHSEAQLLMIVHHRNLVPLLGYCDEGQTKALIYEYMANGNLQHILVENSNILSWNERLNIAVDTAHGLDYLHNGCKPPIMHRDLKPSNILLDENLHAKIADFGLSRAFGNDDDSHISTRPAGTFGYADPVQVYYKKSN; encoded by the exons atgataatcaatatcttaGCATCTTTATCTTCTTTCAGTGTGGATGATAATCCTGATCTTTGTATGACGGAATcctgtaaaaagaaaaactttacTGTACAACTGGTTGCATCGTTTTCAGCATTAGTTGTAATCCTTTTGATTTCTTTTGGATTTTGGATATTCAGAAGACAAAAAG CTGTAGTTACGCCTTCAAATTCTAAGGAAAGGGGTTCAATGAAATCAAAACaccaaaatttcaattattctGAAATTCTCAATATTACTGATAACTTCAAAACTATTATTGGAGAAGGAGGATTTGGAAAAGTTTACTTTGGCATTCTACAAGATCAAACTGAAGTCATTGTTAAGAGGCTTTCACCATCATCAATGCAAGGTTATAAGGAATTTCATTCGGAG gCACAACTTCTAATGATTGTTCATCATAGAAATTTGGTCCCCCTCCTTGGATATTGTGATGAAGGTCAAACCAAAGCATTGATTTATGAATACATGGCCAATGGAAATCTCCAACACATTTTAG TAGAAAATTCAAATATCTTAAGTTGGAATGAGAGGCTTAACATTGCAGTTGACACAGCACATG GATTGGATTATCTGCATAATGGATGTAAACCACCTATTATGCATAGAGATTTAAAGCCTTCAAACATACTACTAGATGAGAACTTGCATGCAAAGATTGCTGATTTTGGTCTAAGTAGAGCTTTTGGTAACGATGATGATTCTCATATATCTACACGCCCTGCTGGTACATTTGGTTACGCTGATCCAGTGCAAGTgtattataaaaaatcaaattag
- the LOC11418904 gene encoding protein CHUP1, chloroplastic yields the protein MEKGIFTRFFNLIVREDKGMKKPILLKCGLALALTFAGFLFSHFKTRRIKPSPKGPPSGHASEVNSRGISASSSFCNIHSEGNNLEYEETCISKVVCRSSPIVVSPRTKKNDEKDDFLLPEHNDSPSTYASLEKDAYEQEIRKLKNMVIMLQERERSLEVQLLEYCGLREQETVVMELQNRLKISNIEAKMFNLKVETLQSENRRLEAQVAGHAKVLAELEASKTKVKLLKKKIKYEAEQNKEHIINLKQKVSKLQDLECKAVAKDQEIQMKLKRLSDLEAEAEQCRKSNLRLQMDNSDLATRLDSTQILANSVLEDPEADALREESDRLRQANEDLTKEIEQLKADRCTDVEELVYLKWLNACFRHELRNYQPAPGKTVARDLSKNLSPTSEKKAKQLILEYANAEGRTSISDFDSDQWSSSRASSYVTDPGDSDDYSPLENPSDARVNNAKNKSKIFGKLMKLIRGKDSSNHLSGSVTSVEKSRSREDSINDGLKSEYETLTDMSQNSIDLNSTLSLKEETRRNSDVGSLKNFGRRKSVAGDLKFITQSFSDSYASEKSNLIKYAEALKDSTSSETPPKPLLNRRSSSYSSF from the exons ATGGAGAAAGGAATATTTACAaggttttttaatttgataGTGAGAGAAGATAAAGGTATGAAGAAGCCTATTCTACTCAAATGTGGTTTGGCTTTGGCTCTTACCTTTGCTGgttttctcttctctcattttaaaacaagAAGGATCAAGCCTTCCCCTAAAGGACCCCCTTCAG GCCATGCTAGTGAAGTTAATTCAAGAGGTATAAGTGCATCATCAAGTTTTTGCAACATTCATTCAGAAGGAAATAATTTGGAATAT GAAGAAACATGCATCAGCAAGGTGGTATGTAGAAGTTCTCCAATTGTTGTGTCACCGAGAACTAAGAAAAATGACGAGAAAGACGATTTTCTCCTCCCCGAGCACAATGACTCTCCATCAACATATGCAAGTCTTGAAAAAGATGCATATGAGCAAGAGATCAGAAAACTGAAGAACATGGTCATAATGCTTCAAGAGAGGGAAAGAAGTCTCGAGGTTCAACTTCTTGAATATTGTGGTCTAAGAGAACAAGAAACCGTTGTAATGGAGCTTCAAAACAGGTTGAAAATAAGTAACATAGAGGCAAAGATGTTTAACCTAAAGGTTGAGACACTGCAATCTGAGAATAGGAGATTAGAGGCACAGGTTGCTGGTCATGCAAAAGTTTTGGCAGAACTCGAGGCTTCGAAAACAAAGGTTAAacttttgaagaagaaaattaagTATGAAGCCGAACAGAATAAGGAGCATATTATAAATCTTAaacaaaaggtttccaagttGCAAGACCTTGAATGCAAAGCTGTTGCTAAGGATCAAGAAATTCAAATGAAGCTTAAAAGGCTTAGTGATCTTGAGGCTGAGGCGGAACAGTGTAGGAAATCTAATTTGAGATTGCAGATGGATAATTCTGATTTAGCTACAAGACTGGATTCTACACAGATCCTTGCAAATTCTGTTCTCGAAGATCCAGAA GCAGATGCTCTAAGGGAAGAAAGTGACCGTCTCAGACAAGCAAACGAAGACTTGACGAAGGAAATTGAGCAACTAAAAGCTGATAGATGCACAGATGTTGAAGAACTAGTTTATTTGAAGTGGCTTAATGCTTGTTTTAGACATGAATTAAGAAACTATCAACCTGCACCTGGCAAAACAGTTGCAAGGGACTTAAGCAAAAACTTAAGTCCAACTTCTGAGAAGAAAGCTAAGCAGCTTATACTTGAATATGCAAATGCTGAAGGAAGAACAAGCatttctgattttgattctGATCAATGGTCCTCCTCACGAGCTTCTTCTTATGTAACAGATCCTGGTGACAGTGATGATTATTCTCCTCTTGAAAATCCGTCCGATGCACGAGTCAACAATGCCAAAAACAAGTCCaagatcttcggaaaacttaTGAAACTGATAAGAGGAAAAGATAGTAGCAATCATCTCAGTGGTAGTGTTACATCTGTAGAAAAATCTAGATCTAGAGAAGATAGCATTAACGATGGTCTTAAAAGTGAGTATGAAACTCTCACCGACATGTCTCAAAATTCTATTGATTTAAACAGTACATTAAGTTTGAAGGAAGAGACTAGGAGAAATTCTGATGTTGGAAGCTTAAAGAATTTCGGTCGAAGGAAAAGTGTCGCGGGAGATTTGAAATTTATCACTCAGTCTTTCTCAGATTCTTATGCCTCAGAGAAATCTAATTTGATCAAATATGCTGAAGCTTTAAAAGACTCCACTTCTAGTGAAACTCCTCCTAAACCTTTATTAAATAGAAGATCATCATCATATAGTTCATTTTaa
- the LOC11421235 gene encoding GDSL esterase/lipase APG, giving the protein MMNMNSKETLVLLIVSCFLTCGSFAQDTLVPAIMTFGDSAVDVGNNDYLPTLFKANYPPYGRDFTNKQPTGRFCNGKLATDFTAETLGFTSFAPAYLSPQASGKNLLLGANFASAASGYDEKAATLNHAIPLSQQLEYFKEYQGKLAQVAGSKKAASIIKDSLYVLSAGSSDFVQNYYTNPWINQAITVDQYSSYLLDSFTNFIKGVYGLGARKIGVTSLPPLGCLPAARTLFGYHENGCVARINTDAQGFNKKVSSAASNLQKQLPGLKIVIFDIYKPLYDLVQNPSNFGFAEAGKGCCGTGLVETTSLLCNPKSLGTCSNATQYVFWDSVHPSEAANQVLADNLIIAGIALIT; this is encoded by the exons ATGATGAACATGAATAGCAAAGAAACACTTGTTCTACTCATAGTATCTTGCTTCCTAACTTGTGGTAGCTTTGCACAAGATACACTTGTACCTGCTATCATGACATTTGGTGACTCTGCAGTTGATGTAGGAAATAATGACTACCTTCCTACTCTTTTTAAGGCTAATTACCCTCCTTATGGTAGAGATTTTACTAATAAACAACCAACTGGGAGGTTTTGCAATGGCAAGTTAGCTACTGATTTTACAG CTGAAACACTTGGTTTTACGAGTTTTGCACCTGCATATCTTAGTCCACAGGCATCAGGGAAGAACCTCCTTCTTGGAGCAAACTTCGCTTCAGCTGCATCTGGTTATGATGAAAAGGCTGCTACGTTGAAT CATGCAATTCCATTGTCCCAACAGTTAGAATATTTCAAGGAATATCAAGGAAAGTTGGCTCAGGTTGCTGGCAGTAAAAAGGCTGCATCAATTATCAAGGATTCTTTGTATGTATTGAGTGCTGGAAGCAGTGACTTTGTACAAAATTATTATACCAATCCTTGGATCAACCAAGCAATCACTGTTGATCAGTATTCATCTTACCTGTTAGACTCATTCACAAACTTTATTAAG GGCGTGTATGGATTAGGAGCTCGGAAAATTGGAGTGACTTCACTTCCACCATTGGGTTGCCTACCTGCTGCAAGGACTTTATTTGGTTACCATGAGAATGGTTGTGTCGCAAGAATCAACACTGATGCTCAAGGATTTAACAAGAAAGTCAGCTCAGCTGCATCAAATCTTCAAAAGCAACTTCCCGGTCTAAAGATTGTGATTTTTGATATTTACAAGCCTCTCTATGACCTTGTTCAAAACCCTTCAAATTTCG GTTTTGCTGAGGCAGGAAAAGGGTGCTGTGGTACAGGACTTGTAGAAACAACATCATTGTTGTGCAATCCAAAATCACTAGGAACTTGTTCTAATGCAACTCAGTATGTGTTTTGGGATAGTGTTCATCCTTCAGAAGCTGCTAATCAAGTTCTAGCTGATAATTTAATTATAGCAGGCATAGCTCTTATCACATAA